In Candidatus Dormiibacterota bacterium, one genomic interval encodes:
- a CDS encoding YbaB/EbfC family nucleoid-associated protein, whose protein sequence is MMKQLQQMQTKMAKMQEELESVEVTGTAGGGAITVTANGHQRILAVAIEPEVLEEGAELLADMVLAAVNDALDRSRELASQQMGSLTAGLGLPPGLL, encoded by the coding sequence ATGATGAAGCAGCTCCAGCAGATGCAGACCAAGATGGCCAAGATGCAGGAGGAGCTGGAGTCGGTCGAGGTGACCGGGACCGCCGGCGGTGGGGCGATCACGGTGACCGCCAACGGTCACCAGCGCATCCTCGCCGTGGCGATCGAGCCCGAGGTGCTCGAGGAGGGCGCCGAGCTGCTCGCCGACATGGTGCTCGCGGCCGTGAACGACGCCCTCGACCGCTCCCGCGAGCTCGCCTCGCAGCAGATGGGCAGCCTGACCGCGGGTCTGGGCCTTCCCCCCGGGCTGCTCTAG